One genomic region from Thermus thermamylovorans encodes:
- the tdh gene encoding L-threonine 3-dehydrogenase gives MRALAKLAPGEGLALVERPVPEPGPGEILVRVEAASICGTDLHIWRWDAWARGRIRPPLVTGHEFSGVVEAVGPGVKRPQVGDHVSLESHVVCHACPACRTGHHHVCLNTEILGVDRDGGFAEYVAVPAENAWVNPKDLPFEVGAILEPFGNAVHTVYAGSGVSGKSLLITGAGPIGLMAAMVARASGAGPILVSDPNPYRLAFARPYADRLVNPQEEDLLSVVREVTGSGVEVLLEFSGNEAAIHQGLQALIPGGEARILGIPSDPIRFDLAGELVMRGITAYGIAGRRLWQTWMQGTALVYAGRVDLGPLITHRLPLSRYREAFGLLASGQAVKVILDPRA, from the coding sequence ATGCGCGCCTTGGCCAAGCTGGCCCCTGGGGAGGGCCTCGCCCTGGTGGAACGCCCCGTGCCCGAGCCGGGCCCGGGGGAGATCCTGGTCCGGGTGGAGGCCGCGAGCATCTGCGGCACCGACCTGCACATCTGGCGTTGGGACGCCTGGGCCCGGGGGAGGATCCGCCCCCCCCTGGTCACCGGCCACGAGTTCAGCGGGGTGGTGGAGGCCGTGGGCCCGGGGGTGAAGCGGCCCCAGGTGGGCGACCACGTGAGCCTGGAAAGCCACGTGGTCTGCCATGCCTGCCCCGCCTGCCGCACGGGCCACCACCACGTCTGCCTGAACACGGAGATCCTGGGGGTGGACCGGGACGGGGGCTTCGCCGAGTACGTGGCGGTGCCCGCGGAGAACGCCTGGGTGAACCCCAAGGACCTGCCCTTCGAGGTGGGGGCCATCCTGGAGCCCTTCGGCAACGCGGTGCACACGGTCTATGCGGGAAGCGGGGTCTCGGGCAAGAGCCTCCTCATCACCGGGGCCGGGCCCATCGGCCTCATGGCGGCCATGGTGGCCCGGGCGAGCGGGGCGGGGCCCATCCTGGTCTCCGACCCCAACCCCTACCGCCTGGCCTTCGCCCGGCCCTACGCCGACCGGCTCGTCAACCCCCAGGAGGAGGACCTCCTTTCCGTGGTGCGGGAGGTCACGGGGAGCGGGGTGGAGGTGCTTCTGGAGTTTTCCGGCAACGAGGCCGCCATCCACCAGGGCCTCCAGGCCCTCATCCCCGGGGGGGAGGCCCGGATCCTCGGCATCCCCTCGGACCCCATCCGCTTCGACCTGGCGGGGGAGCTGGTCATGCGGGGGATCACCGCCTACGGCATCGCGGGGAGGCGGCTTTGGCAGACCTGGATGCAGGGCACCGCCCTGGTCTACGCGGGCCGGGTGGACCTTGGGCCCCTCATCACCCACCGTCTCCCCTTAAGCCGCTACCGGGAGGCCTTCGGCCTCCTGGCCTCGGGGCAGGCGGTGAAGGTGATCCTGGACCCCCGTGCTTGA
- a CDS encoding translocation/assembly module TamB domain-containing protein, whose protein sequence is MRWGLFLLLGLLLLLPAWPPLLRGAAEGALALLGLQGRVGEARGHLLLGLRLKGVELRGEGLEVWAEEVRLAYDLLGLLRRELPLSLHLKGARLRPTWEALFPEGPPGPPPRVRPLFRQLLLEEAEVELPQGERLFLPPLRLTLQGGNPYAFLARLPGGSFRGEARALAPDLGAWEVAFRGEVRGLAFFYEGLKGGTLSGVLRLGPGGLWGEARVAEGAVELVGFPLTGVEGPIRLAEDRVVAELRGVGLEGPLEARAEVDLRAEGYRFRVEGRPRLAALARHFGLALPVEGAGDLLLEGEGWEEVRVQGGFQGEGRLLGEPFRHRGRLAFHRVFALEAEAEGRLFDRDYRLALDLRGGEYRVEGEDSRGSRLLLRGQGERARGEGVLAWPLPLEGRAQVAFALEGGRWQARVASPGVALPLFRPLDLSGAVAGEGERVSGQLGPLALGGTWGDLALRLAATPLAVGHLEGEGRLLQGRLWAALRYASPFAALGVQVVQEAEGFRFLSPFGEGRYREGTLALVLRDLPVRALEEFRLSGEALYREGALAGSLALKGRYLEAEARLRRLGAEIAGRLWTPWGEVPFGGSYDPEPGLALQAQGLRLAYREGARLWGEAALGPLALRADLLWDGGFAGWAEAEAYGVRGTLRGAGERLLLALSGAVAGEGEVWPEPRLAGRLRPPLPEGLELPPLAFRLEREGLEVLGVGRVAFREGWPFALELPFRYRGLEGRLLAAGGLEGGRVALRTPYGEVAGEGPWRELALLGRLEVPHGGPGRLSGRLDLPGLAYRGEVYWEGPGLRLGFQGEGASLRLAGEAPGLRLLGGYGEGGLSLEVRAEGYDLAPWGLPLRATGVWGTEGGRLRLVSPYGEALAVGEELLAARVRLSGPYLEGEGRVSPEGVSLALAGGYGGDGAGVRLWARGGGPWGALALDLGGEAWAPYLEPVAFRGRVWWAEGVRYLLEGPVHLQGEGLRYRGGFALPVALLGREGGLWGEFWGEGLALEGAGEGELGGLPFAFRGGYGEGAFLRLAFPGGEVALEGEEVGFRVADAGPLMGLLGLPLSGEAWGRLTLEGEGEAWARLRYGEEALLLDYREGVLRLHLPLRDLGLAWAPGEGRLWGLGALQGEGRLRLGGEGEVLGAFRLGGVEARLAGSLRDLEAEARLLGEGLGESAFAGRLDLLGLEGEGVFRHASAYGEGEVALLWEGARYRGEGWLRGLRYLEQEGPLRLWGEGGRVEATWEAPLAFAARYHGALQLGVRGEGEVLGFRVGADLAYGPEGYRGRLEAQGRGLRLLAEGEGPLRLSLLGEGLPGEVRAEGVLEGLSLRGEARYALPLGQARLLAEARLQGELPRFLLEGEGAVLGEGEALPFRFAYAHEGGGPDPGALALWGEASGFRLRLEGGRLSLHLDRDLAPFGLPLGVRARAEGPWDGPIGVVLERPEGRLSGRVWPWPLRAELAGEVLGERVEAAYGEEGAVLRFLGPVLAGEARYGRALSGLLALRYPLPGGGLRGEVDLAQGTFRLLGEGEWRGEVRGAFCLPAPLGGCPGLEAQAQGELAHGPLALRLDHGYRAEAGYLGALLGEGRLLTPYGEVLLRGRGLGLDLLGEGLPLWGRLDLLPFRLLYRYAGPLPLGLGELWAEGAYPGEWLRGRYRLGEVALDLQGLPGFRVALRGEGLWGEVGPEGLALRAEGFAYGPLRVFGWAAGPWERVEGELALAAFGREARVRGAYGREGLRLAFAGDLEGEVAWREVWEGRLAFREGFLEVFGEGVPGVRGEVLGEGVGFRWPLLEAGGVRVDLQAREASGEGRLLAGLVPGGLQAQGAGREVRLGYRVPGLGLPLEGVLDLRDLSLALVSPEGEGALRYAGGRVEGAWALEVAGLALRLLGEGERVRLLGEHPPWPWWAAGAGALEGEVDLGGSYRLGYRAGAQVLELTGRLLEATLQAEGPYLQGRLAYPPSGELRVELPLPPLAARFRGRVFGEGYGVEGVLEGEVGRVEARGRLWPLAGELLLEGAALEDFLAPYAPYLKGRVSGRLALEGLEARGSLRGQVEAAGTALPLAFSGALGPGRLWGEGSLGQSRFQVELLGGRLDLAAALRAFPLHLPLAAVAGPLEGEAYWTGQARLRLPLADPWEGEGVLVGESLRFLGAGDELRGRAALRFQGGRVHVDHLRLAGRGTWEGGGYFGPGGSDLYLSLRDTAFTPVLGVIPALRPYRPEASGSLTLRLGAEGFRAEFQDFRFRLGPVAGYLERGLLSLNGGARAEGELLLQAPFPGRAGLGLEGRLEDFRVTARGTVSLPGLQEAIPAEVAFRYPGYGVEIRLGGALAQGTLFPLRLAGYGPLPLYYPQYYLQEGLLDVKGFFLYEERGTYYLTGNAEVVRARLALPEARVRQLTQEGVPWAGPPEGQGSAPVPLVFEGVRIYAERGVLVQESLVQGELRGELFLGGTYADPFLAGEVEALWGSFRLLDSLFTLDPARSVLRFRPDRGLLPEFALRAQAETRGYQVVLEASGEFLRENGRVKARLEPRFASEPPLSEPEIYALLALGTPDLARLGEALPQAALGAALETLVLGQLERELARALGLDRVQLQVPLLQGGEVGDIRFSIGKYLSPELFLGYAVDLRGGQALSAQYRQDGFTFAFSSTFFPGNGRFPRLAFAVGYDLTPALGLTFSLEAADATRFSVGALYRW, encoded by the coding sequence ATGCGCTGGGGGCTTTTCCTCCTCCTCGGGCTTCTCCTCCTCCTCCCCGCCTGGCCCCCCCTTCTCCGGGGGGCGGCGGAGGGGGCCCTGGCCCTTCTGGGCCTCCAGGGGCGGGTGGGGGAGGCGCGGGGGCACCTCCTCCTGGGCCTGCGCCTGAAGGGGGTGGAGCTTCGGGGGGAGGGGCTGGAGGTCTGGGCGGAGGAGGTGCGCCTGGCCTACGACCTCCTGGGCCTGTTGCGCCGGGAGCTCCCCCTCTCCTTGCACCTCAAGGGGGCGAGGCTCAGGCCCACCTGGGAGGCCCTCTTCCCCGAGGGGCCCCCGGGGCCACCCCCCCGGGTCCGGCCCCTTTTCCGCCAGCTCCTCCTGGAGGAGGCCGAGGTGGAGCTCCCCCAAGGGGAAAGGCTCTTCCTTCCCCCGTTGCGCCTCACCCTCCAGGGGGGAAACCCCTACGCCTTCCTGGCCCGCCTGCCGGGGGGGAGCTTCCGGGGGGAGGCCCGGGCCCTGGCCCCCGACCTCGGGGCCTGGGAGGTGGCCTTCCGGGGGGAGGTGCGGGGGCTGGCCTTCTTCTACGAGGGGCTTAAGGGGGGGACCCTTTCCGGGGTCTTGCGCCTGGGCCCCGGGGGGCTGTGGGGGGAGGCCCGGGTGGCGGAGGGGGCGGTGGAGCTGGTGGGCTTCCCCCTCACCGGGGTGGAGGGGCCCATCCGCCTGGCGGAGGACCGGGTGGTGGCCGAGCTCCGGGGGGTGGGCCTCGAGGGGCCTCTGGAGGCCCGGGCGGAGGTGGACCTCCGGGCCGAGGGGTACCGCTTCCGGGTGGAGGGCCGCCCCCGGCTTGCCGCCCTGGCCCGGCACTTTGGCCTCGCCCTCCCCGTGGAGGGGGCGGGGGATCTCCTCCTGGAGGGGGAGGGCTGGGAGGAGGTGCGGGTCCAGGGGGGGTTCCAGGGGGAGGGGCGGCTTCTGGGGGAGCCCTTCCGCCACCGGGGGCGGCTGGCCTTCCACCGGGTCTTCGCCCTGGAGGCGGAGGCGGAGGGGCGGCTTTTCGACCGGGACTACCGCCTGGCCCTGGACCTCCGGGGAGGGGAGTACCGGGTGGAGGGGGAGGACAGCCGGGGCAGCCGCCTCCTCCTCCGGGGCCAGGGGGAGCGCGCCCGGGGGGAGGGGGTCCTGGCCTGGCCCCTTCCCCTGGAGGGCCGGGCCCAGGTGGCCTTCGCCCTGGAGGGGGGCCGCTGGCAGGCCCGGGTGGCAAGCCCCGGGGTGGCCCTCCCCCTCTTCCGCCCCCTGGACCTCTCCGGGGCGGTGGCGGGGGAGGGGGAGCGGGTCTCGGGGCAGCTCGGCCCCCTGGCCCTGGGGGGCACCTGGGGGGACCTCGCCCTCCGCCTCGCCGCCACCCCCCTGGCGGTGGGGCACCTGGAGGGGGAGGGCAGGCTCCTCCAGGGGCGGCTTTGGGCTGCCTTGCGCTACGCCTCCCCCTTTGCCGCCCTGGGGGTGCAGGTGGTGCAGGAGGCCGAGGGCTTCCGCTTTCTGAGCCCCTTCGGCGAGGGGCGCTACCGGGAGGGGACCCTGGCCCTGGTCCTGCGGGACCTGCCCGTCCGGGCCCTGGAGGAGTTCCGCCTTTCCGGGGAGGCCCTTTACCGGGAGGGGGCCCTGGCGGGAAGCCTGGCCCTCAAGGGGCGGTACCTGGAGGCCGAGGCCCGCCTGCGCCGGCTGGGGGCGGAGATCGCCGGGAGGCTTTGGACCCCCTGGGGGGAGGTTCCCTTCGGGGGGAGCTACGACCCCGAGCCGGGCCTGGCCCTCCAGGCCCAGGGCCTCCGCCTGGCCTACCGGGAGGGGGCGCGCCTTTGGGGGGAGGCGGCCCTCGGCCCCTTGGCCCTGCGGGCGGACCTCCTTTGGGACGGGGGCTTTGCCGGGTGGGCCGAGGCCGAGGCCTACGGGGTGCGGGGGACCCTGCGGGGGGCGGGGGAGCGGCTGCTCCTGGCCCTTTCCGGGGCGGTGGCGGGGGAGGGGGAGGTGTGGCCGGAGCCCCGGCTGGCCGGGAGGCTTCGCCCCCCCTTGCCGGAGGGGCTGGAGCTGCCCCCCCTGGCCTTCCGCCTGGAGCGGGAGGGCCTCGAGGTCCTGGGGGTGGGGCGGGTGGCCTTCCGGGAGGGCTGGCCCTTTGCCCTGGAGCTTCCCTTCCGGTACCGGGGCCTGGAGGGGCGGCTCCTGGCCGCGGGGGGCCTGGAGGGGGGGCGGGTGGCCCTCCGCACCCCCTACGGGGAGGTGGCGGGGGAGGGTCCCTGGCGGGAGCTTGCCCTCCTGGGGCGGCTGGAGGTGCCCCACGGGGGGCCGGGGCGGCTTTCCGGGCGGCTGGACCTCCCGGGCCTCGCCTACCGGGGGGAGGTCTACTGGGAGGGGCCGGGCCTGCGCCTGGGCTTCCAGGGGGAGGGGGCCAGCCTGCGCCTCGCCGGGGAGGCCCCGGGCCTGCGGCTTCTGGGGGGGTACGGGGAGGGAGGGCTTTCCCTGGAGGTGCGGGCCGAGGGGTATGACCTCGCCCCCTGGGGGCTTCCCCTTCGGGCCACGGGGGTTTGGGGGACGGAAGGGGGTAGGCTCCGGCTGGTTTCCCCCTACGGGGAGGCCCTCGCGGTGGGGGAGGAGCTCCTCGCCGCCCGGGTCCGGCTTTCCGGGCCCTACCTGGAGGGGGAGGGGCGGGTTTCCCCGGAGGGGGTTTCCCTGGCCCTGGCGGGGGGGTACGGGGGGGACGGGGCGGGGGTGCGCCTGTGGGCCCGGGGGGGCGGGCCCTGGGGGGCTTTGGCCTTGGACCTGGGCGGGGAGGCCTGGGCCCCCTACCTGGAGCCGGTGGCCTTCCGGGGGCGGGTGTGGTGGGCGGAGGGGGTGCGCTACCTGCTGGAGGGGCCGGTGCACCTCCAGGGGGAGGGCCTCCGCTACCGGGGGGGCTTCGCCCTGCCCGTGGCCCTTCTGGGGCGGGAGGGGGGGCTTTGGGGGGAGTTTTGGGGGGAGGGGCTCGCCCTGGAGGGGGCGGGGGAGGGGGAGCTCGGCGGCCTCCCCTTCGCCTTCCGCGGGGGGTACGGGGAGGGGGCTTTCCTGCGCCTGGCCTTTCCCGGGGGGGAGGTGGCCCTGGAGGGGGAGGAGGTGGGCTTCCGGGTGGCGGACGCGGGGCCCCTCATGGGCCTTCTGGGCCTGCCCCTTTCCGGGGAAGCCTGGGGGCGGCTCACCCTGGAGGGGGAAGGGGAGGCCTGGGCCCGGCTCCGCTACGGTGAGGAGGCCCTCCTCCTGGACTACCGGGAGGGTGTCTTGCGCCTCCACCTCCCCCTGCGGGACCTGGGCCTGGCCTGGGCCCCCGGGGAGGGGCGGCTTTGGGGCCTGGGGGCGCTCCAGGGGGAGGGCCGGCTCCGCCTGGGCGGGGAGGGGGAGGTCCTGGGGGCCTTCCGCCTCGGGGGAGTGGAGGCCCGGCTTGCGGGCTCCCTGAGGGACTTGGAGGCGGAGGCCCGCCTCCTGGGGGAGGGCCTGGGGGAGAGCGCCTTTGCCGGGCGGCTGGACCTCCTGGGGCTGGAGGGGGAGGGGGTGTTCCGCCACGCCTCGGCCTACGGGGAGGGGGAGGTGGCCCTCCTCTGGGAGGGGGCGCGGTACCGGGGGGAGGGGTGGCTCAGGGGTCTCCGCTACCTGGAGCAGGAGGGCCCCTTGCGCCTTTGGGGGGAGGGGGGGAGGGTGGAGGCCACCTGGGAGGCCCCCCTGGCCTTTGCCGCCCGCTACCACGGGGCCCTGCAGCTGGGGGTGCGGGGGGAGGGGGAGGTCCTGGGCTTCCGGGTGGGGGCCGACCTGGCCTACGGCCCCGAGGGCTACCGGGGGCGCCTCGAGGCCCAGGGGCGGGGCCTCAGGCTGCTGGCCGAGGGGGAGGGCCCCCTGCGCCTTTCCCTCTTGGGGGAAGGGCTTCCGGGGGAGGTGCGGGCGGAAGGGGTCCTGGAGGGGCTTTCCCTGAGGGGGGAGGCCCGCTACGCCCTCCCCCTGGGCCAGGCCCGCCTCCTGGCGGAGGCCCGCCTCCAAGGGGAGCTCCCCCGGTTCCTCCTGGAAGGGGAGGGGGCGGTGCTGGGGGAAGGGGAGGCCCTTCCCTTCCGCTTCGCCTACGCCCACGAGGGGGGAGGGCCGGACCCCGGGGCCCTGGCCCTGTGGGGGGAGGCTTCCGGCTTCCGCCTGCGGCTGGAGGGGGGGCGGCTTTCCCTCCACCTGGACCGGGACCTCGCCCCCTTCGGCCTCCCCCTCGGGGTGCGGGCCCGGGCCGAGGGCCCCTGGGACGGGCCCATAGGGGTGGTCCTGGAGCGGCCCGAGGGCCGGCTTTCCGGGCGGGTCTGGCCCTGGCCCCTCCGGGCGGAGCTGGCCGGGGAGGTCCTGGGGGAGCGGGTGGAGGCGGCCTACGGGGAGGAGGGGGCGGTCCTCCGCTTCCTGGGGCCGGTGCTTGCGGGGGAGGCCCGCTACGGCCGCGCCCTTTCCGGCCTCCTCGCCCTCCGCTACCCCCTCCCGGGGGGGGGCCTGCGGGGGGAGGTGGACCTGGCCCAGGGGACCTTCCGCCTCCTGGGGGAAGGGGAGTGGCGGGGGGAGGTCCGGGGGGCCTTCTGCCTCCCCGCCCCCCTGGGGGGGTGCCCGGGCCTCGAGGCCCAGGCCCAGGGGGAGCTGGCCCACGGGCCCCTGGCCCTGCGGCTGGACCACGGCTACCGGGCAGAGGCGGGGTACCTGGGGGCCCTCCTGGGGGAGGGGAGGCTCCTCACCCCCTACGGGGAGGTCCTCCTCCGGGGGCGGGGCCTGGGCCTGGACCTCCTCGGGGAGGGGCTTCCCCTTTGGGGGCGGCTCGACCTCCTCCCCTTCCGCCTCCTCTACCGCTACGCCGGGCCCCTGCCCCTGGGCCTGGGGGAGCTTTGGGCCGAGGGGGCCTACCCCGGGGAGTGGCTTCGGGGCCGCTACCGCCTGGGGGAGGTGGCCCTGGACCTCCAGGGCCTCCCCGGCTTCCGGGTGGCCCTCCGCGGGGAGGGGCTTTGGGGGGAGGTGGGGCCGGAGGGCCTCGCCCTCCGGGCGGAGGGCTTCGCCTACGGGCCCCTCCGGGTCTTTGGCTGGGCGGCGGGCCCCTGGGAGCGGGTGGAGGGGGAGCTGGCCTTGGCCGCCTTTGGCCGCGAGGCCCGGGTGAGGGGGGCCTACGGGAGGGAGGGCCTGCGGCTGGCCTTCGCCGGGGACCTGGAGGGGGAGGTGGCCTGGCGGGAGGTCTGGGAGGGGCGGCTCGCCTTCCGGGAGGGCTTCCTGGAGGTCTTCGGGGAGGGGGTGCCGGGCGTCCGGGGGGAGGTCCTGGGGGAGGGGGTGGGCTTCCGCTGGCCCCTCCTGGAGGCGGGAGGGGTGCGGGTGGACCTCCAGGCCCGGGAGGCCTCGGGGGAGGGGCGGCTCCTGGCGGGCCTGGTGCCCGGGGGGCTCCAGGCGCAGGGCGCCGGCAGGGAGGTCCGCCTGGGCTACCGGGTGCCGGGGCTCGGGCTGCCCCTGGAAGGGGTCCTGGACCTTCGGGATCTCTCCTTGGCCCTGGTGAGCCCCGAAGGGGAGGGGGCCCTGCGCTACGCCGGGGGGCGGGTGGAGGGGGCCTGGGCCTTGGAGGTGGCGGGCCTCGCCCTGCGCCTCCTGGGGGAGGGGGAGCGGGTGCGCCTGTTGGGGGAGCATCCCCCTTGGCCCTGGTGGGCGGCGGGGGCGGGTGCCCTTGAGGGGGAGGTGGACCTGGGGGGGAGCTACCGCCTAGGCTACCGGGCGGGGGCGCAGGTCCTGGAGCTGACGGGAAGGCTCCTGGAGGCGACCCTGCAGGCGGAGGGCCCCTACCTCCAGGGGCGGCTCGCCTACCCCCCTTCCGGGGAGCTGCGGGTGGAGCTGCCCCTCCCTCCCCTCGCGGCCCGCTTCCGGGGGCGGGTCTTCGGCGAGGGGTACGGGGTGGAGGGGGTGCTGGAGGGGGAGGTGGGCCGGGTGGAGGCCCGGGGGAGGCTCTGGCCCCTCGCCGGGGAACTCCTCCTGGAGGGGGCGGCCCTGGAGGACTTCCTGGCCCCCTACGCTCCCTACCTGAAGGGGCGGGTCTCCGGGCGGCTCGCCCTGGAGGGCCTGGAGGCCCGGGGAAGCCTCAGGGGCCAGGTGGAGGCGGCGGGCACCGCCTTGCCCCTGGCCTTCAGCGGCGCCCTGGGCCCGGGGCGGCTTTGGGGGGAGGGGAGCCTGGGGCAAAGCCGCTTCCAGGTGGAGCTCCTGGGAGGGCGGCTTGACCTGGCCGCCGCCCTGCGCGCCTTCCCCCTCCACCTCCCCCTCGCCGCCGTGGCGGGGCCCCTGGAAGGGGAGGCCTACTGGACGGGCCAGGCCCGCCTGCGCCTGCCCCTCGCCGACCCCTGGGAGGGGGAGGGGGTCTTGGTGGGGGAAAGCCTCCGCTTCCTGGGGGCGGGGGACGAGCTCCGGGGCCGGGCGGCCCTGCGCTTCCAGGGAGGGAGGGTCCATGTGGACCACCTCCGCCTCGCCGGGCGGGGCACCTGGGAGGGCGGGGGGTACTTCGGCCCCGGGGGGTCCGACCTCTACCTGAGCCTGAGGGACACGGCCTTCACCCCGGTCCTGGGGGTGATCCCCGCCCTCAGGCCTTACCGCCCCGAGGCCTCGGGCAGCCTTACCCTGCGCCTCGGGGCGGAGGGCTTCCGGGCGGAGTTCCAGGACTTCCGCTTCCGCCTCGGCCCGGTGGCGGGGTACCTGGAAAGGGGCCTGCTCTCCCTGAACGGGGGGGCGCGGGCGGAAGGGGAGCTCCTCCTCCAGGCCCCCTTCCCGGGGCGGGCGGGGCTGGGCCTCGAGGGCCGGTTGGAGGACTTCCGCGTCACCGCCAGGGGCACGGTCTCCCTGCCCGGGCTGCAGGAGGCCATCCCGGCGGAGGTGGCCTTCCGCTACCCGGGCTACGGGGTGGAGATCCGCCTGGGGGGGGCCCTGGCCCAGGGCACCCTGTTCCCCTTGCGCCTGGCGGGCTACGGGCCCCTGCCCCTCTACTACCCCCAGTACTACCTGCAAGAGGGCCTCCTGGACGTGAAGGGCTTCTTCCTCTACGAGGAGCGGGGCACCTACTACCTCACCGGCAACGCCGAGGTGGTCCGCGCCCGCCTGGCCCTGCCCGAAGCCCGTGTCCGCCAGCTCACCCAGGAGGGGGTCCCCTGGGCCGGGCCCCCCGAGGGGCAAGGGTCTGCCCCGGTCCCCCTGGTCTTCGAGGGGGTGCGGATCTACGCCGAGCGGGGGGTTTTGGTGCAGGAGAGCCTGGTCCAGGGGGAGCTCCGGGGGGAGCTCTTCCTGGGCGGCACCTACGCCGACCCCTTCCTGGCGGGGGAGGTGGAAGCCCTTTGGGGAAGCTTCCGCCTCCTGGACTCCCTCTTCACCCTGGACCCGGCGAGGAGCGTGCTCCGCTTCCGCCCCGACCGGGGCCTGCTGCCGGAGTTCGCCCTGAGGGCCCAGGCGGAGACCCGGGGCTACCAGGTCGTCCTCGAGGCCAGCGGGGAGTTCCTGCGGGAGAACGGCCGGGTAAAGGCCCGCCTGGAGCCCCGCTTCGCCTCGGAGCCCCCGCTTTCCGAGCCCGAGATCTACGCCCTCCTGGCCCTGGGCACTCCCGACCTGGCCCGCCTGGGGGAGGCCCTGCCCCAGGCGGCCCTGGGGGCGGCCCTGGAGACCCTGGTCTTGGGCCAGCTGGAGCGGGAGCTGGCCCGGGCTTTGGGTCTGGACCGCGTCCAGCTCCAGGTCCCCCTCCTCCAGGGGGGGGAGGTGGGGGATATCCGCTTTTCCATCGGCAAGTACCTGAGCCCGGAGCTCTTCTTGGGCTATGCGGTGGACCTGCGGGGCGGGCAGGCGTTGAGCGCCCAGTACCGCCAGGACGGGTTTACCTTCGCCTTTAGCTCCACCTTTTTCCCCGGAAACGGAAGGTTTCCCCGCCTGGCCTTCGCCGTGGGCTACGACCTCACCCCGGCCCTGGGCCTCACCTTCAGCCTGGAAGCGGCCGACGCCACCCGCTTCAGCGTGGGGGCCCTCTACCGGTGGTAG
- a CDS encoding acylphosphatase, protein MPRLVALVRGRVQGVGYRAFAQRRALELGLSGYAENLPDGRVEVVAEGPEEELLAFLHHLKQGPRLARVEGVEVQWAEATGLEGFYVY, encoded by the coding sequence ATGCCGCGCCTGGTGGCCTTGGTCCGGGGGCGGGTGCAGGGGGTGGGGTACCGGGCCTTCGCCCAGAGGAGGGCCTTGGAGCTGGGGCTTTCCGGCTACGCGGAGAACCTGCCGGACGGCCGGGTGGAGGTGGTGGCCGAGGGCCCCGAGGAGGAGCTCCTCGCCTTCCTCCACCACCTGAAGCAAGGCCCGCGCCTGGCCCGGGTGGAGGGGGTGGAGGTGCAGTGGGCCGAGGCCACCGGGCTCGAGGGGTTCTACGTGTACTGA
- the hflX gene encoding GTPase HflX — protein MEKIFGRTEGLKRSELKKLSNLYRRRVPKERVLTPELAQVLAGLSQEAGRPISLLLDREGRVVRVGVGDAKDLPIPDGARDERRLSGFRLLHTHLAKGGLSRPDLSVLFLHRLDSLAALEVEEGRPATLHLAFLSPPKAAEEDWRILPPRPYFQYLDLDLLAEVAALEEELARQARVRELLDGSGERALLVGVDRGEGPEAEAGLSELAELTRTAGGVPVRRVLVFRQRLDPRYLVGLGKLEELKSLAYHENAATLIFGLELTPTQAREIERATGLKVLDRTQLILDIFALHAKTPEAQAQVELAQLRYLLPRLVGKGKEMSRLGGGIGTRGPGETKLEVDKRRLQERIAHLSRKLEEYARRREEARRQRKRRGVPLIAVVGYTNAGKTTLLSALARGGEAGEDKLFATLRPLTRRGFLPGVGEVLFTDTVGFIRQMPEELLTAFRATLEEVREADLLVHVLDASEEGALGRHRVVEALLRELGVEAPRVLALAKADRAAPYDLSYLQERLGGVPVSALKGTGLSQLKEALAEALLASGVRPQAWAQYT, from the coding sequence TTGGAGAAGATCTTCGGCAGGACGGAGGGGCTCAAGCGGAGCGAGCTTAAGAAGCTTTCCAATCTGTACCGGAGGCGGGTGCCCAAGGAAAGGGTGCTCACCCCCGAGCTGGCCCAGGTCCTGGCGGGGCTTTCCCAGGAAGCCGGGCGGCCCATCAGCCTCCTTCTGGACCGGGAGGGGCGGGTGGTGCGGGTGGGGGTGGGGGACGCCAAGGACCTGCCCATCCCGGATGGGGCCAGGGACGAGCGCAGGCTCTCCGGCTTCCGCCTCCTGCACACCCACCTCGCCAAGGGGGGCCTATCCCGGCCCGACCTATCGGTGCTCTTCCTCCACCGCCTGGACAGCCTGGCCGCCCTGGAGGTGGAGGAAGGGAGGCCCGCCACCCTGCACCTGGCCTTCCTCTCCCCCCCCAAGGCCGCCGAGGAGGACTGGCGGATCCTGCCCCCTAGGCCCTACTTCCAGTACCTGGACCTGGACCTTTTGGCGGAGGTGGCGGCCCTGGAGGAGGAGCTGGCCCGCCAGGCGCGGGTGCGGGAACTCCTGGACGGGAGCGGGGAAAGGGCCCTCCTGGTGGGGGTGGACCGGGGGGAGGGGCCGGAGGCGGAGGCGGGCCTTTCCGAGCTCGCCGAGCTCACCCGCACCGCGGGGGGCGTGCCGGTGCGGCGGGTGCTGGTCTTCCGCCAGCGCCTGGACCCCCGCTATCTGGTGGGCCTGGGGAAGCTGGAGGAGCTCAAAAGCCTCGCCTACCACGAAAACGCCGCCACCCTCATCTTCGGCCTGGAGCTCACCCCCACCCAGGCGCGGGAGATCGAAAGGGCCACGGGCCTCAAGGTCCTGGACCGCACCCAGCTCATCCTGGACATCTTCGCCCTCCACGCCAAGACCCCTGAGGCCCAGGCCCAGGTGGAGCTGGCCCAGCTCAGGTACCTCCTCCCCCGCCTGGTGGGGAAGGGGAAGGAGATGAGCCGCCTCGGGGGCGGGATCGGCACCCGGGGGCCCGGGGAGACCAAGCTGGAGGTGGACAAGAGGCGCCTCCAGGAGCGGATCGCCCACCTCTCCCGGAAGCTGGAGGAGTACGCCCGGAGGCGGGAGGAGGCCAGGAGGCAGAGGAAGCGCCGCGGGGTGCCCCTCATCGCCGTGGTGGGCTACACCAACGCCGGCAAGACCACCCTCCTCTCCGCCCTGGCCCGGGGCGGGGAGGCGGGGGAGGATAAGCTCTTCGCCACCCTAAGGCCCCTCACCCGCCGGGGCTTCCTGCCCGGGGTGGGGGAGGTCCTCTTCACGGACACCGTGGGCTTCATCCGCCAGATGCCCGAGGAGCTCCTCACCGCCTTCCGGGCCACCCTGGAGGAGGTGCGGGAGGCGGACCTCCTGGTCCACGTGCTGGACGCCTCGGAGGAGGGGGCTTTGGGGCGGCACCGGGTGGTGGAGGCCCTCCTGCGGGAGCTCGGGGTGGAGGCCCCCAGGGTTCTGGCCCTGGCCAAAGCGGACCGGGCGGCCCCCTATGACCTTTCCTATTTGCAGGAGAGGCTCGGGGGGGTGCCGGTTTCCGCCCTCAAGGGCACAGGGCTTTCCCAGCTCAAGGAGGCCCTGGCCGAGGCCCTGCTGGCCTCGGGGGTCAGGCCGCAGGCCTGGGCTCAGTACACGTAG